Proteins found in one Perca fluviatilis chromosome 9, GENO_Pfluv_1.0, whole genome shotgun sequence genomic segment:
- the slc25a24 gene encoding calcium-binding mitochondrial carrier protein SCaMC-1: MYQVVRKLFFTDCRCAEDASKTYDDLFAKLDTNKDGKVDVSELKAGLAAMGINSGKDAAQEIMSSGDEDKDDGLDFIEFSNYLKEHEKKLRLTFKSLDKNDDGQIDLMEIQQSLADLGMDISKEEAQKILQSIDVDGTMTLDWNEWREHFLFNPATDLQEIIRFWKHSTVLDIGDSLSIPDEFTEKEKTTGMWWKQLSAGAMAGAVSRTGTAPLDRMKVFMQVHSSKSNQISLVGGFKQMLKEGGLMSLWRGNGINVLKIAPETAIKFMAYEQFKKLLSSEPGKVKTHERFMAGSLAGATAQTVIYPMEVMKTRLTLRKTGQYSGMFDCAKKILKREGVKAFYKGYIPNLIGIIPYAGIDLAVYESLKNLWLSRYAKDSANPGVVVLLGCGTLSSTCGQLASYPLALIRTRMQAQASLEGSEQLPMNVMVKKILKNEGFFGLYRGILPNFMKVIPAVSISYVVYEHMRSELGIQK; this comes from the exons ATGTATCAAGTCGTAAGGAAGCTGTTTTTTACGGACTGCCGGTGCGCTGAAGATGCGTCGAAAACGTACGACGATCTGTTCGCCAAGCTGGACACCAACAAGGATGGAAAAGTGGATGTGTCCGAGCTGAAGGCAGGCCTGGCTGCTATGGGCATCAATTCCGGGAAAGATGCAGCTCAG gAAATAATGTCCTCTGGAGACGAAGACAAAGACGACGGGCTCGACTTCATCGAGTTCTCCAATTATCTAAAGGAACATGAGAAGAAGTTACGACTCACCTTCAAGAGCTTGGACAAAAACGATGATG GTCAAATAGACTTAATGGAGATACAGCAGTCACTTGCAGATCTGGGAATGGACATCAGCAAAGAGGAGGCGCAGAAGATCCTTCAAAG TATCGATGTGGACGGCACCATGACTTTGGACTGGAATGAATGGAGGGAGCATTTCCTGTTTAACCCAGCCACCGACCTGCAGGAGATTATCCGCTTCTGGAAGCACTCTACG GTGCTGGATATTGGTGACAGCCTCTCTATCCCAGATGAGTTCACAGAGAAGGAGAAGACGACTGGTATGTGGTGGAAGCAGCTATCTGCGGGGGCCATGGCCGGCGCCGTGTCCCGTACAGGAACCGCGCCACTGGACAGGATGAAGGTGTTCATGCAG GTGCATTCCTCCAAGAGCAACCAAATCAGCCTGGTTGGTGGTTTTAAGCAAATGTTAAAAGAAGGAGGCTTGATGTCTCTGTGGAGAGGAAACGGTATCAACGTACTGAAGATTGCCCCTGAGACTGCCATTAAATTTATGGCCTATGAACAG TTTAAGAAGTTGCTGTCCAGTGAACCAGGGAAGGTCAAGACCCATGAGAGGTTCATGGCTGGATCACTGGCTGGAGCCACAGCACAAACTGTCATCTATCCCATGGAG GTGATGAAAACCCGTCTGACCCTGAGGAAGACCGGACAGTACTCAGGAATGTTTGACTGTGCCAAAAAAATCCtgaagagggagggagtgaaGGCGTTTTACAAGGGCTACATTCCCAATCTTATAGGCATCATCCCTTACGCTGGCATCGATCTGGCAGTGTACGAG AGCTTGAAGAACCTCTGGTTGTCCCGCTACGCCAAAGACTCAGCCAATCCCGGGGTTGTGGTGCTGCTGGGCTGTGGTACCCTGTCCAGCACGTGTGGCCAGCTGGCCAGCTACCCCCTGGCTCTGATCCGCACCAGGATGCAGGCACAAG CGTCTCTCGAGGGATCAGAGCAGCTGCCCATGAACGTTATGGTGAAGAAGATTCTGAAAAATGAAGGCTTCTTCGGACTTTACCGTGGCATCCTGCCAAATTTCATGAAGGTCATACCGGCTGTCAGCATCAGCTACGTGGTGTATGAGCACATGAGGTCTGAATTGGGTATTCAAAAGTAG